From a region of the Fischerella sp. JS2 genome:
- a CDS encoding AAA-like domain-containing protein, translating into MENQKTKRIRGVILTAVGLKRLQAAIELAEIQENNGERFTQEKLSERMKVSTKTISRLWSLTTGLDQRTLKFCFSAFNLDLRKEDYTCSDKSGEFYRSLDYIHLLDKEDVNIYSSQHHVVETERRQIQNSTKDCSIYQSLATVLKYPSGPVPLDSIYYIPRPPIEELAYREITQPGCVIRIKAPKEMGKTSLMFRILARSKALGYRIVSLNFNQVDVAILSNLDRFLRWLCKSVSVQLKLEPKLDEYWDQETGSKVSCSLYFKNYLLKSVDTPVVLALNELNQVFEYSELAQEFIPLLRSWHEEAQQEEIWQKLRLVMTYSTEFYIPLNLCQSPCNVGLPLQLPEFTHSQIEELAKRHGLSWQQSKETEQLMAMVGGHPALVRIAFYYLCRQEISLSQLLQQAATEVGIYRTHLRRLLVMLQENPYLAEAFAALVSSERSIYLESMIAHQLESMGLVKFQTDGGISISRELYRIYFSKHLSNGRLRVIHSSNSRHKTFTSSLI; encoded by the coding sequence AGAAAAACTTAGTGAGCGGATGAAAGTATCTACAAAAACTATCAGCCGCTTGTGGTCTCTGACTACTGGACTAGATCAGCGCACTTTGAAATTTTGCTTCAGTGCCTTTAATCTTGATTTAAGAAAAGAAGATTACACTTGTTCAGATAAAAGTGGTGAATTTTATAGATCACTTGACTATATTCATCTTTTGGATAAAGAAGACGTAAATATTTATTCTAGTCAGCATCATGTGGTTGAAACAGAACGGCGACAAATACAAAATTCAACAAAAGATTGTAGTATTTACCAATCTCTGGCTACTGTTCTGAAATATCCTAGTGGTCCTGTACCTTTAGATTCAATATATTACATTCCTCGTCCTCCAATTGAAGAACTGGCTTATCGAGAAATCACTCAACCAGGATGCGTGATTCGCATCAAAGCTCCCAAAGAAATGGGCAAAACTTCCCTCATGTTCAGGATTTTGGCACGCTCCAAAGCTTTGGGTTATCGGATTGTCAGTTTAAATTTCAATCAAGTTGATGTCGCCATTCTCAGCAACCTTGATAGATTCTTACGATGGTTATGTAAAAGTGTCTCTGTGCAACTGAAATTGGAACCCAAGCTAGATGAATATTGGGATCAAGAAACTGGTAGCAAGGTAAGCTGTAGCTTATACTTCAAAAACTATCTACTGAAGTCTGTTGATACTCCTGTGGTTTTAGCATTAAATGAACTAAACCAAGTTTTTGAATACTCTGAATTAGCTCAAGAATTTATACCTCTGTTACGTTCCTGGCATGAAGAAGCCCAACAAGAAGAGATATGGCAAAAACTAAGGCTCGTCATGACTTACTCTACAGAGTTTTACATACCCCTAAATCTGTGCCAATCTCCATGCAACGTGGGGCTACCATTACAGTTACCTGAATTTACTCACTCACAAATCGAGGAATTGGCAAAACGTCATGGACTCAGTTGGCAGCAGAGCAAGGAAACTGAACAATTGATGGCAATGGTTGGTGGACATCCAGCCTTAGTGCGGATTGCTTTTTACTACCTTTGCCGTCAAGAAATTTCATTATCGCAACTGTTGCAACAAGCAGCTACAGAAGTAGGTATTTATCGCACTCACTTACGGCGGCTACTGGTTATGCTGCAAGAAAATCCTTACTTAGCTGAAGCTTTTGCAGCTTTAGTCAGTTCAGAACGCAGTATTTATCTAGAATCAATGATTGCTCATCAATTAGAGAGTATGGGGTTGGTGAAGTTTCAGACGGATGGTGGAATAAGCATCAGTCGTGAATTGTATCGCATTTACTTTAGTAAGCACTTGTCTAACGGCAGGCTTCGGGTTATCCACTCCAGCAATTCCAGACACAAAACTTTTACCTCAAGTTTAATTTAG
- a CDS encoding iron-containing redox enzyme family protein — translation MQSKLVKFPLAFVVGEFDHVGVIKGTNYQAAEQQLTQLLAIDNLDKKLEKEPSLRSEFEDALSIAISAAYQNASGDDAAHRFLQRILYRINRLNLFWYDDLRHYTNERSLYLYQVRNQIEAAWQEWEIAQIDVVGLQQLDVKQALIDRAAEDLDPPLSPESRYLREQMSKAGYQHLLAIGSFDGLVEGSRLSRILGGAANEVQCTLVRVLLEEYGNGRFSRKHSTFFAQMLNEFGMNTEPEAYFDLVPWQVLACANHNFLMTECKRHYLRYAGGLTYFEVAGPAAYRNYLTAAQRLGLSDAAMGYWELHIREDERHGRWMLDDVALPLADMYPNHAWEIVLGYDQEKIMSDRAAKAVVQAIRQAEETAS, via the coding sequence ATGCAGAGCAAGTTAGTTAAATTTCCTCTCGCTTTTGTAGTGGGAGAATTTGATCATGTAGGGGTAATAAAAGGTACTAATTATCAAGCTGCTGAACAGCAATTAACACAACTGTTAGCAATAGATAATTTAGACAAAAAACTGGAGAAAGAACCCTCACTCAGGAGTGAGTTTGAAGATGCACTTTCTATAGCAATTAGTGCAGCTTACCAAAATGCTTCTGGTGATGATGCAGCTCATCGCTTTCTCCAACGTATACTATACAGAATAAATCGCTTAAATTTATTTTGGTATGATGATTTACGGCATTATACGAATGAGCGATCGCTCTATTTATATCAAGTACGCAATCAAATAGAAGCAGCTTGGCAAGAGTGGGAAATTGCTCAAATCGACGTAGTAGGATTGCAACAACTGGATGTGAAGCAAGCACTCATTGACCGTGCAGCTGAAGATTTAGATCCCCCACTGTCTCCAGAAAGCCGTTATCTTCGTGAACAAATGAGTAAGGCTGGCTATCAGCATTTGTTGGCGATTGGTTCATTTGACGGCCTAGTTGAAGGTAGTCGCCTTTCCCGCATCCTTGGTGGTGCTGCCAATGAAGTGCAATGTACACTTGTGCGGGTACTTCTAGAAGAGTATGGCAATGGTCGCTTCTCTCGCAAGCATTCGACGTTTTTCGCTCAAATGCTTAATGAGTTTGGCATGAACACCGAACCAGAAGCATATTTTGACTTAGTACCTTGGCAAGTACTAGCTTGTGCCAACCACAACTTTTTGATGACAGAATGCAAGCGTCATTATCTGCGTTACGCTGGTGGACTAACTTATTTTGAAGTGGCTGGCCCTGCGGCTTACAGAAATTATCTGACAGCAGCCCAACGACTGGGATTATCTGACGCAGCAATGGGTTATTGGGAACTGCATATCCGTGAGGATGAACGTCATGGTCGCTGGATGTTAGATGATGTGGCATTACCTTTAGCAGATATGTACCCTAATCATGCGTGGGAAATAGTCTTAGGGTACGACCAAGAAAAAATCATGAGCGATCGCGCTGCTAAAGCTGTTGTACAAGCCATCCGTCAAGCAGAGGAAACAGCTTCTTAA
- a CDS encoding LuxR C-terminal-related transcriptional regulator yields the protein MVSSLHSLLDAIAKANNEQELRLAVMNTVGKHFGVERWGLYLCDDLSTAENVEVHKIPEVCLEGNPVGRYVVERHAPTHEQLILAPGDWQDICPRQDHAHVMSGPIVCDGRLVGTLNLARADGHPPFDANDLADLSALCLHLSAKLATLRAKPKAFNSPLVGRLTPRELEIAELVAQGLTNGEIGEKLFITQNSVKQALKRMFRKLGVSARAEMVAKLQDVIL from the coding sequence ATGGTTAGTTCTCTCCACAGTTTACTTGATGCGATCGCCAAAGCTAATAATGAACAAGAACTACGCCTCGCTGTGATGAACACAGTCGGCAAACATTTTGGTGTCGAACGTTGGGGTTTATATCTCTGTGATGATCTGTCTACAGCAGAAAACGTTGAGGTACACAAGATTCCGGAGGTGTGTTTAGAGGGAAATCCAGTCGGACGCTATGTGGTTGAACGCCATGCACCCACCCATGAACAACTGATTTTAGCCCCCGGAGACTGGCAAGATATTTGCCCACGCCAAGATCACGCCCACGTTATGAGTGGGCCGATTGTTTGTGATGGTCGTCTGGTAGGAACCCTCAACCTCGCCCGCGCTGACGGTCATCCTCCTTTTGACGCCAACGATTTAGCTGACTTGAGTGCTTTGTGTTTACATTTGTCAGCCAAACTTGCGACTTTGAGGGCGAAACCAAAAGCCTTCAATTCCCCCTTGGTTGGTCGCCTGACACCCCGAGAGTTAGAAATTGCTGAGTTGGTAGCCCAGGGGTTAACCAATGGGGAAATTGGGGAAAAGCTTTTTATTACCCAAAATTCGGTGAAGCAAGCGTTGAAAAGAATGTTTCGCAAGCTGGGGGTTTCAGCACGGGCAGAGATGGTGGCGAAGTTACAGGATGTGATTTTATAG
- a CDS encoding DUF3386 domain-containing protein, which yields MTATQVSAQELFRAAYQNRYTWDHNFPGYTADITYKQDGQVFTGKIRVTANLKAEVFEVEDDQAKQAINHQAWEIAVHRIRRSFEETHGANTFSYGDTDETGAVEIIVGGKSAGDKYKVRNNIVSLVHRHIHGVVVTINTFSVHDTGEGYLSHTYDSVYHDPQTGEQKGGRSEFEDQYEKVGNYFILNRRFISTDTKDQPSVQEFIFSNIQLLEPAAA from the coding sequence GTGACTGCAACACAAGTATCTGCTCAAGAACTCTTCCGCGCTGCCTACCAGAACCGTTACACTTGGGATCATAATTTCCCTGGATACACCGCAGATATTACCTACAAACAAGATGGGCAGGTATTTACAGGTAAAATTCGTGTCACCGCCAATCTCAAAGCAGAAGTGTTTGAAGTAGAAGATGACCAAGCCAAGCAGGCGATTAATCATCAAGCTTGGGAAATAGCTGTTCATCGTATCCGTCGCAGCTTTGAAGAAACTCACGGTGCCAATACTTTTAGCTATGGCGATACCGATGAGACAGGCGCTGTTGAAATTATCGTTGGTGGTAAGTCCGCAGGTGATAAATACAAAGTCCGCAATAATATAGTCAGCCTCGTTCACCGTCATATCCACGGCGTTGTTGTCACAATTAATACCTTTAGTGTGCATGACACTGGAGAAGGCTACCTCTCTCACACTTATGACTCCGTATACCATGACCCGCAAACAGGCGAACAAAAAGGTGGTAGGAGTGAATTTGAAGATCAATACGAAAAGGTTGGTAATTACTTTATTTTGAATCGTCGGTTCATCAGCACCGATACCAAAGACCAACCCTCTGTTCAGGAATTCATCTTTTCCAACATCCAATTGTTGGAACCTGCTGCTGCTTAA
- a CDS encoding class I SAM-dependent methyltransferase translates to MKDIFFCPEESNFYSNCLENFALRNCQKSECIVEFGSGDGSPVINSLLRNKFDGLIQGFELNTSAWKAANLTIDEYNLGHKYVIHNSCLFESSQPQAEYLVANPPYIPAPDNDIYMPLLFGGVDGASITNNLLSLGYENVVLLISSFSNPKSTIDHAKDNGYCVSSFLILPLQFGYYSSEPKVKKHIEELRKHKMAFYSGNYYFLAGVLFKKCQEVKVDLSDELVQAMTSL, encoded by the coding sequence ATGAAAGACATATTTTTTTGCCCAGAAGAATCTAACTTCTACTCAAATTGCTTAGAAAATTTTGCTCTTAGAAATTGCCAAAAATCCGAATGTATTGTTGAGTTTGGCTCAGGAGATGGTAGTCCGGTCATCAATTCTTTATTAAGAAATAAATTCGATGGTCTCATACAGGGATTTGAATTAAATACCTCTGCTTGGAAAGCAGCCAATTTAACCATTGACGAATATAATCTTGGTCACAAATACGTCATTCACAACTCATGTTTATTTGAGTCTTCTCAACCACAAGCCGAGTATCTTGTTGCCAATCCGCCCTATATTCCTGCACCAGATAATGATATTTACATGCCCTTATTATTTGGTGGTGTAGATGGAGCTAGTATTACTAATAATCTTTTATCACTCGGCTATGAAAATGTTGTACTGTTAATCTCAAGCTTTTCCAATCCCAAAAGTACAATTGACCATGCCAAAGATAACGGTTATTGTGTGAGTAGTTTTCTGATTTTACCCTTACAATTTGGCTACTATAGCTCTGAACCCAAAGTCAAAAAACACATCGAAGAATTACGCAAACACAAAATGGCCTTTTACTCTGGCAATTATTACTTCTTAGCTGGGGTTTTATTTAAAAAATGTCAAGAAGTTAAAGTTGATTTATCTGATGAGTTAGTACAAGCAATGACAAGCTTATAA